In Zea mays cultivar B73 chromosome 7, Zm-B73-REFERENCE-NAM-5.0, whole genome shotgun sequence, the following proteins share a genomic window:
- the LOC103632697 gene encoding elongation factor 2 yields the protein MVLCTMEESGEHIIAGAGELHLEICLKDLQEDFMCGAEIIVSPPVVSFRETVLEKSCRTVMSKSPNKHNRLYMEARPLEKGLAEAIDDGRIGPRDDPKVRSQILSQEFGWDKDLAKKIWCFGPETTGPNMVVDMCKGVQYLNEIKDSVVAGFQWASKEGALAKENMRGICFEVCDVVLHADAIHRGDGQVIPTARRVIYASQLTAKPRLLEPVYLVEIQAPENALGGIYGVLNQKRGHVFEEMQRPGTPLYNIKAYLPVIESFGFSSQLRAATSGQAFP from the coding sequence ATGGTTCTCTGTACAATGGAAGAATCTGGTGAGCATATCATTGCTGGAGCTGGTGAGCTTCATCTTGAGATTTGCCTGAAGGATCTGCAGGAGGACTTCATGTGTGGTGCTGAAATTATTGTTTCCCCACCCGTCGTCTCCTTCCGTGAAACGGTTCTTGAGAAGTCCTGTCGTACTGTCATGAGCAAGTCTCCCAACAAGCACAACCGTCTGTACATGGAAGCGCGCCCCTTGGAGAAGGGTCTCGCTGAGGCCATCGATGACGGCCGTATTGGCCCACGTGATGATCCGAAGGTGCGCTCCCAGATCCTTTCTCAGGAGTTTGGGTGGGACAAGGACCTGGCCAAGAAGATTTGGTGTTTTGGACCTGAGACCACTGGCCCGAACATGGTTGTCGATATGTGTAAGGGAGTACAGTATCTCAATGAAATCAAGGATTCTGTTGTGGCCGGTTTCCAGTGGGCATCGAAGGAGGGTGCACTGGCTAAGGAGAACATGCGTGGAATTTGCTTTGAGGTATGTGATGTCGTTCTTCATGCTGATGCTATCCACAGGGGTGATGGACAGGTCATTCCCACTGCCAGGAGGGTCATCTATGCTTCTCAGCTCACGGCCAAGCCAAGGCTGCTGGAGCCAGTGTACCTGGTGGAGATCCAGGCCCCAGAAAATGCACTCGGTGGTATCTACGGTGTTCTGAACCAGAAGAGAGGTCATGTCTTTGAGGAGATGCAGAGGCCGGGCACCCCGCTCTACAACATCAAGGCTTACCTCCCTGTCATCGAGTCCTTTGGGTTCTCCAGCCAGCTGAGGGCTGCAACCTCTGGTCAGGCGTTCCCCTAG